In Rutidosis leptorrhynchoides isolate AG116_Rl617_1_P2 chromosome 6, CSIRO_AGI_Rlap_v1, whole genome shotgun sequence, the DNA window tgcgcgggatatcacttgacattctcttacttctaatttgggtgtttatactgaggctgatgttacttttaggcgtatggggatttggttatgtggtgtttgctacaaaacacacacggtacgtgctaagtgccgtcatggtaggggcccgtatgtgccgccccccgatgagggaaatggtgttgttcgttttgtgcttcataatttttccaagccactagctccctcttctcctgctcgactttgtattgaggatggttcggtgcgtgatcataacgatggttttgacgtggctctcctggatcagttgttctctaaggggtttcgcacggttaagtctatccctcccaagtgtcgtttggggttttctcgggttttgaaaggtgctcttgataaggtgatctttaagcctgatgacatttctagttgggtctctttgttggtgttacccctttgtacccttaaaacctttcggccacggagtagtcgtgagtctaggtcttcgataaagcgtcggcatcaggaagagaatatttcccgtgctatttgctcttgggggacagcgggtgggagtttacagcttgtgagggagtatttggcagaggattctcctatgttgtcagtggttgatgatgaggtccttgatttggaagagcgtaatattaagcagtgtcgtaggaagatttgtgatggccattacaccgctgcagctcgtgttctttcttcatcaggcgttgctccttataatgacgccacactggcggacttgctgtctaagcacccttcttctatcgctccatccttgcctgatatgacggttgatcaccttcacctcgttacgacttctgctgttgttttgggccagattaaaagttttcctcggggcacttcatgtggtagggatggtttacgtgcacaacaccttatggattgatTGAGTGGTGCTGttgtggcagtctcggatgagttggttggctctattaccggagtcgttaatctctttctagctggaaggtgccctatggaattaggagagtatattgctagtgctcccctcacaccgcttgtcaagcccggcggtggtcttcgtcctatagctgtgggtactgtttggcgacgtcttgtttcgaaggttggcgctgctatggttggccagtctttgggaagttacttcgatggtcttcagtttggggttggtgtttcttcaggtggtgaggctattcttcatgctgtgaatcggctgattgaggatcgtggctctgatgttggcctctctatgttattagttgattttcaaaatgccttcaatctagttgatcgtacggtcatgttacgtgaagttcgccgcctttgtccgagcctttctcggtgggttgaattttgctactctaatccagccagattgtattatgggaaccacacattatggtcttctcagggggtgcaacagggtgatccccttggtccgctgctttttgctttggtcctacaacccttggtttctaaaatcagagataattttgaggtttgtcttcaggcgtggtatttggatgatggtactagtattggggacactttggtggtggggaaggttttgcatttgattatggaggatgggcctcgttttgggctgcatctcaacgttgaaaaaacagaaattttctggcctacggaggaccctcgcagcaggcaagtaggtgtctttcctcctaatattgctcggcctttaaatggtgttaagttgcttgaggcccccgcaagttccgatcctggttttagtagtgaactggtgatgcaaagggtgaccaagtccattgcgcttatggataaggttgctaagcttgatgatcctcagtgtgagttgttgttgcttagggcatgtacgggagtttctaaactctacttttccttgcgtacttgtcctcctagtatatttgaggcggctcaacgcgctttcgatggagcccttcgatcttccttggagcgtattgttactgcttcagggcctgagtttggtgattggcagtggcggcttgccacattgccatttgcatttggagggcttggtgtttattctgcgggagatgttcgtcattatgcttttatgacttctcgattacagtctgctggattgcagaccaagctacttcgtcatgcgagtattgttggtcttggtcgtgcttttgaagatgcattgggtctgtttaataaaacagttgggtttgatattttaggtaatccgagtgaggtcgctgccccaatactcatgaagaaattggcagatgtttatttcacaaaggttaccgcttctgcagaatccactttttcgttatctccccgacaatcggccttatggaaatcgcagcagggtgatcacacctctgcttggctaagggcagtccctattttggggttgggtcagacgatgaacgcaaagacttaccgatgtgtgttgtgctaccggttgggtgttccattgttctctatctcgacggcatgctctgcctgttcaagggtttttacttgggatattttcggggatcacgcggtgtcttgtgctggtatggtgggtattaagcatcgacataatgttgttcgggattcccttgttgatgtttgttatcgatctgggatttcagcgagaaaggaggttgacattgggttgtctggagggaacgacagggccctcagacctgcagatgtgttactttattcctgggattgtggtcgcgatgtttgtgttgacttgacagggtcttctcctttgacacagtctgggctttctgactttttccctggacgtgctgtggttgatgcggctcgtcggaagcgggtcaagtacgaatctagctgtcagacgattggttatggtttcattcctttctcattttcttcccttggggaattagaaaaggatgctgtttctttgctaaagcgggttcagaagagttcgatggcgcaagatattggtgccggtgctgctgctcatatttttactaggataggttttgctattgctagaggtgtgggggcccagattgtctctaggctccccactaattttttgtaagttttaatacttttaagtttattattattataataataataataataataataataataataataataataatagtgctaCAGGATTTTgtctaataatgatgatgatgatgatgatgatgatgattctacAACCTCATCTTAGTTTTACCAACAATTATAATACTCCGTagattatagatatagatagatttaTGCCAAAAATAATAATTcaactaattaataataatgaagatacaaTTCTACAACCTCATCTTAGTTTTACCAACAATTATAATagattatagatatagatagatttaTGCCAAAAATAATAACTCAACTAATTAAATAGTTCAATTTTCTAGTCTAGGTGTATTTCCGGGTTCAATTTCATTTTAAATAAACAATGAACCCTAAAAAATGAAACATGCCTCGAGATTTATAGCCGACTCATATCGTAATTTAGGTAATGAGAATAGCTCTAGATCTCTAATTGTACATGATTTAAATGACTTGAGCTAATACTAACATACGATATTACAAACATTCATGTTTATCGCATAAACAGATCTCCGAGAAATGGCCAAATGGCCAACTTCGAACTGCCCACTAGTCGTTCTGTGATTAGTCTGTTCACAAAGTGAATCAGGTATCCAGGTATACCACAACAAAATTCAAATGACTTGAATCCTACAATCATTACTTGTATAAACATACACAACCATTAATTACCAAACAAGTCACAAATGTTCGATCTACTACAGAGTAATAAAGACTGTCAATCTAATCAATGCAAGTCTAAATAATATTAGGCGGTACTATCGAGTGTAATCcaaatctttactctaaaccctgcATCATTAAACTAAAATAGAGTAGTGTTTATGATTAGCTAAATCTTAGAGACATTCAATCTTCTCAAGGGAACAAAATTGTGCATCAATATCACGAAGAGCTTCTTGATCAATTGTACTTTTGCTAAACCATTTCGAGGTGGAACCTTGCGCTTTTTCTGCAACCTTGGCATCCTCAATGTTTTCACCTTCTTCACTTGAATTTTGTTCGGGTTGATTAAAAATCTGAGCTTTCAGTAGGCGGCAAGATTTCAGATCTTCAATTGTTCGAGCATTACTTAGTTTTTTGTTGAGTTCAACTAGAGTTGAATACCTTGCTTTCTTAGGTGTGTTAACAGGTTCGTGTTCTTCATTGCCAGTTGGCGTCTCACTTTTAAGCTTTCTTAAACCATTGTGAACTATGAACCTTATTCTATCTCTGAAGTTTTCAATTCTAGTCGGGTCTGCTACAAGCTTCAATTTCAACTTTGATACGATCATTTCAGTTTTTCGTTCTACTTCATCTTCAGTTGACACGGGTTCTTCCGACTTGTTAGTTACAGCAAAAACTTCCTCTAACAGAGTGACATTTTGCAAGTATCTATCGAAAGCTTCGTTTTCGATTTCGATGTTCCTATCGTTGTATTCCTTTAACTTCGAAAACCTCCAATCATTTAGCTGGTATGCCTCCTGTACGTTGCAAATTCATTATGTTGAGGTACTTCATAAAACATACTGATAACAgtataaaatttattataaaagaaTTATTGTGTGCACCCTTCTTGTCATTGGCTTTCTTGAACGAGTTGGAGTTTGCAAATTGTTGAATTGAGCAAAATTGTTGGAGAGCTGCCGGAGTGATGTCACTCTATGTGCATTCCTGAAAAAATAGTAGCAATATTAAGGATATAATAGAGGTGGCAATTTAGTCAATTAGACCCATTAACTTATAAGTAGGTCGATTTTGGTTCTCACTTTCCCAGCGTTTACTTTTGAAagcaaatataaaaaaaaactgccTACATAAATCTATTAAAAACTTACAGTATTATTGAAATAACATATAATCTATAATCGTATGAAACTGAGAATATTTTTGCCAAAAAGTGTTCGGGTCAACTCAACTCGTTTCAACTGGAAATGCCCATTTAGACACAATATGATCTATAACCATATGAAACTGAAAAAAGATTTTGCCAAAAGCATTCATGTCTACTCAACACGTTTCAACCGGAAATGCCCATTTAGACACAATATGATATGACATATAATCATATGAAACTGAAAATAGATTTTGCCAATAGTGTTCGTAGGGATAGCGAAAGGACCCGTACccgatggggaaacccgaaacccgacaTTTTTGGGCCGGGTTTGCGGGTCCGCGGGCTGGGTATGGGAGTGATTTTAAAATTTTATCCGGGTTCGGGTTTGGGGACGGTTTTAAACACAAACAAGGTTAGCCGGCCCGTATACCCGATTAAAATACCCGAATTCGTATACCCGACTAGttaagattttaataattatatattatacttcgtATACTATAAAATAAAAATTTACAAAAACAAATTTTGTTACTACAATTTATCATTTTTTTCTTAACAAAAACAATTTTGTAACTATAATTGTAACTACTAAGTTGTAACGTGTTGGTCAGTGGTTATAGAAGTGTTGTATGAAGTCCTTATATTAATATGTAACTATAACTGTAACTACTTGTGTGGCAATTTTCTTTTAGATATATAACTTTGCTTCTGGACAAGCAGTTTAGTAATGCAAATGGATTCAATACTTCAAATATATCCACATTTATTATAAATGTAGTCTCGAATACCCGTGAGAGCACTCATTTACCCGATAGttagtaagtaaatggggacccgaataACCGTGGAAAAACCCGAAACCCGATGGTTACTAAATAGATGG includes these proteins:
- the LOC139855362 gene encoding uncharacterized protein translates to MATASPALSNNSADTTSITGSGNATSAVVRTTATTITSPMSMNSTSINNSKNLRGLNKPKCHMCGNVARSRCPFQACKSCCAKAQNPCHIHVLKAASSLPDKTPSSKSILTDQHSNETPVSTNAHRVTSLRQLSNNFAQFNNLQTPTRSRKPMTRREAYQLNDWRFSKLKEYNDRNIEIENEAFDRYLQNVTLLEEVFAVTNKSEEPVSTEDEVERKTEMIVSKLKLKLVADPTRIENFRDRIRFIVHNGLRKLKSETPTGNEEHEPVNTPKKARYSTLVELNKKLSNARTIEDLKSCRLLKAQIFNQPEQNSSEEGENIEDAKVAEKAQGSTSKWFSKSTIDQEALRDIDAQFCSLEKIECL